A genomic segment from Flavobacterium sp. 9R encodes:
- a CDS encoding nucleoside triphosphate pyrophosphohydrolase family protein — protein MQKQIEAVKEFHTAFAIGHKEQPHADLGESKNLLRFNLMKEENEEYLEAANNNDIVEIADALGDMMYILCGTIIEHGLQNHIEAVFDEIQRSNMSKLGEDGKPIYREDGKVMKGPNYFKPDFSKILKIVEDSM, from the coding sequence ATGCAAAAACAAATTGAAGCGGTAAAGGAATTTCATACAGCTTTTGCCATTGGGCATAAAGAACAACCACATGCTGATTTGGGTGAATCAAAGAATTTACTTCGATTTAATTTAATGAAAGAGGAAAATGAAGAATATCTTGAAGCAGCAAATAACAATGATATTGTTGAAATTGCTGATGCTCTTGGAGATATGATGTATATTTTATGTGGAACCATTATTGAACATGGTTTACAAAATCATATTGAAGCTGTTTTTGACGAAATTCAGCGAAGTAATATGAGTAAATTGGGTGAAGACGGAAAACCAATCTATAGAGAAGATGGAAAAGTCATGAAAGGACCTAATTATTTTAAACCTGATTTTTCTAAAATTCTAAAAATTGTAGAAGATTCTATGTAA
- a CDS encoding branched-chain amino acid aminotransferase, with protein sequence MSTSQATTINITKAATSKINEVDFDNLSFGAVFTDHLFECDFKNGAWQQPVIKPYQPFLLDPSAKVFHYGQAIFEGMKAYKDDNNDLWLFRPDENYKRFNASAVRMAMPEVPKEVFMNGLNELLKIDEAWVKKGLGNTMYIRPFMIATGEGVVANPSSEYKFMIILSPAKAYYSGEVKVLIAEHYSRAANGGIGAAKAAGNYAAQFYPTTLANKEGFQQVIWTDDATHTKLEEAGTMNVFFRINDTLLTAPVSERILDGITRKSLIELAQKEGINVEVRPVLVSELVEASKNGTLKEIFGAGTAAVVNPIVGYSYKEEYYELPKIENSYAEQLKSKLTNMQHKLEADPFGWTVKI encoded by the coding sequence ATGAGTACTTCTCAAGCAACTACAATTAACATAACAAAAGCTGCTACTTCAAAAATAAACGAAGTAGATTTTGATAACTTAAGTTTTGGAGCCGTTTTTACGGACCATTTATTTGAATGTGATTTTAAAAATGGCGCTTGGCAACAACCAGTTATTAAGCCTTACCAACCTTTTCTTCTAGACCCTTCAGCAAAAGTTTTTCATTACGGTCAAGCTATTTTTGAAGGCATGAAAGCATATAAAGATGATAACAACGATTTATGGCTTTTCAGACCAGATGAAAATTACAAAAGATTTAATGCATCGGCAGTAAGAATGGCTATGCCAGAAGTTCCTAAAGAAGTTTTTATGAATGGTCTTAACGAACTTTTGAAAATTGACGAAGCTTGGGTAAAAAAAGGATTAGGAAACACGATGTACATTCGTCCTTTTATGATTGCAACTGGTGAAGGTGTGGTAGCTAACCCATCAAGCGAGTATAAATTTATGATTATCCTTTCTCCTGCAAAAGCTTACTATTCTGGAGAAGTAAAAGTTTTAATTGCTGAGCATTACAGTAGAGCAGCTAATGGAGGTATTGGAGCTGCTAAAGCTGCAGGAAATTATGCTGCACAATTTTACCCAACAACATTAGCAAACAAAGAAGGATTCCAACAAGTAATCTGGACAGATGATGCTACACATACAAAATTAGAAGAAGCAGGTACAATGAATGTGTTTTTTAGAATAAATGACACGCTATTAACTGCACCTGTAAGTGAACGAATTTTAGATGGAATCACAAGAAAAAGTCTAATTGAGTTAGCACAAAAAGAAGGGATAAATGTAGAAGTACGACCAGTTTTAGTTAGCGAGTTAGTAGAAGCTTCTAAAAACGGAACCCTAAAAGAAATTTTTGGTGCTGGTACAGCCGCAGTTGTAAATCCAATTGTTGGGTATTCCTATAAAGAGGAATATTATGAGTTACCTAAAATTGAAAATTCATATGCTGAACAGTTAAAAAGTAAACTTACTAATATGCAGCACAAATTAGAAGCTGACCCATTTGGTTGGACAGTAAAAATTTAA